CCACTGGAGCAACTGAGGAAGGTTTCACCGCCTGTTGgttcttttctcttcactgtaGATAAAGAACTGATGAACGACCACATATATTCCCAGAATCAGTGTTTACTAAAGATttcatgtatttaatttgttatttattaactCAGAATAGCTGTTATCAATCTTCTCTTTGTCATTAACCAGTTGGGACTTTGAGACCAAGTGATCTTCACTTATTATTATCAAAAGGGGTAAAgacaccatcatcatcatcatcatcatcattaggCTACAGTTTTGATTCTGTGCATCCACTTTTGACGTTCACTTACtttctttaaattcttttttatgAGGTGAGAGGAGGCTTCAGacagcacaacacaaataaaacagttaattAGTAGAAACAGTTATTTACTCTATAATTTACCTTCTGTAACTCCTGCAGCAGCGACCATGACAGATTCATTCATCTCAGTAAAACCTCTCTTCAGACTGAGACGTTAGATGTGTTATGAGTGTTTCCTGCCCCTTTGCAGTCATGCATGTGTAAAGTCAAAACAGGATCAGCAGAGGACTCCCCATCGAGGAGCAAGTGACCAGACTGTTGGTGAACTTCCAGACTGAAGGAAAATGTCGCACAGTAGCTTTTCTTCtccatgttttgtgttttgtgaatttAACCTCTCTCGTCACAGACGACActaactctgctgctgacagatcCTTTAAACGTGTTTCAGTGCTCGGAGACACATGCAGTTCTTGCTCAACTCCAGACACTTTGTCAGTagcttttcttgttttctctctcgtCCACAGAACAAGCAGCTGGAGTTTACCACCGGGAATCACGCAAAGGGAGATACCAGCTGACGTATAAAGAGGCCAAGGCTGTCTGCAAATACGAGGGGGGGGGCGCTGGCCACTTATGAACAACTGGAGGCAGCTCGTCAAATAGGTCTGCAGCAGCTCACTCACAAACATCCAGAGCTTCTGTCGGATGATTTACTCCAGGAAAAGAGCTGGATCATCACACAGTTCATGAGACAGTTCAATCCATTCAGTAAATACTACTTCATTTGACAAAGTAGAGGCGAGTGGTGTTTATTTTATCaatgaaatgaatcaaagtAGTGTAGTGATACAAGCTTTAAAAGTGCAGCGTGTAAGATTTAAAGACATCTAGTAGTGAGGTTACAGACTGATTGATCTCAGcaccatccagcctgtctgTTCCCATCCAGGCGTCAGTGAACCCAGAACCTTGAGCAGCAATTTGTGAAGTAACAGCTGCTTCAGATGCTTATATTCTTCTTTTAAGTTAAAGAAAGTGCAATGATAAAATCTGCTGCACTAATGAGAACACAGTTACTAACACTGTATTCCACATAGAtcactctaaacacacacacacacacacacacctttaaccCACATTTAGAGGCTCATGTGGATACTGCATGACTCTGCCCAATGTTAAACTGCCCCACCAGGGCTGTATAAAGCCCTTTACCACCTTCTGGGGGGTAATATCATTGTTCCCATGGCACAGAGATTGCATCCAGCCACTTGCTCCAGCTCACGGCCGTCTACCCAGGAAGTCCCTGTtttatctgtgctgctgttgctgtggtctgctgaTTGTGGCTCTGAGCTAATCTGTGAAGCCcacactaaatattttaatggtCACCAGAagaccctgtgtgtgtgtgtgtgtgtgtgtgtgtgtgtgtgctgtgtaaaGACACCACACTACTAATAGtcttattttaagtttttagtttttgactAGTGTTCAGCAGAAACATAAGTGCAGGAATCTGACAAACTGAagtatttatttctaatttgaAGAACTATTGACTGTCGTTGTTCTTCTACCATCGTTCAGGGTTCCACGTGTGTTCAGCTGGATGGTTTGACAAAGGGCGCGTTGGTTACCCCATCGTCAAACCTGGTGCAAACTGCGGTTTTGGGAAGGTCGGCATCATCGAGTACGGATACAGGCTGAACAAAAGCGAGAAATGGGACGTGTACTGCTACAACCCAAACTGTGAGTACATGTTTTAGACtgtaaattaatgtaaatgtaatagaTGACTTACAGCACTTTACTGAAGtgcttaaagctgcacttattaatatttctctctctctctctctctctctctctctctctctctctctctctctctctctctctctatatatatatatatatatatatatatatatatatataacatgcTGCTAAAATAGAAATCGTTTGTTATACCTGAGTATACACAGAGTCACATAAAGAGGAGAGCGTGGCCATTTATTtgcattatattgtattattatttatttgcatgaTGTGAATGTGGTCCAGTGTGTTTTGAATCCCTGGCAGCAGCTACACACCCAGGGTGTGTATTATGAAAATGCACTTCTGTCAAATGATACTGACACCAAAACTCAAAGCACTAAATCTTAATCTTTTAGTCTTTAGTTAACTGGAAAGTATCTGAACAGACATGAAGCAATAGGGCTACGTTCACATCATATACATTTCATCACGTAGCTCATAAATATCCCTAACCCTAACAGTACATGAATTATACTATAGAATAAAACCACTGACTGGACACAGTATTGCTTTAAACAGCTGGTGGGATCGTACATCTGTTCATGGGAAACATTTTGGTTTGGGGGTCTGACTTTTGCGTGTGAGCTCTGAATTCAGAGCAGCAAAAAGAAATCCTTTTGTTGGGGAAAGGAAATCAAACGCACATGTTTACACTGGTGACAGTGGCATCAAAAGCTTTTCCAGCAGACGTCCTGCAGGCACAAAAGACttaatgttgttttacatcAGTGGCAAAACCAGATCAATTCAGAACATTACGGTGTCGTGGGCAGTTTATTTGGGGTTTCCTCACAAAATGGtacttttaaatagtttttactaTAACATCCTTTGACTTGAAAAGAATCAGGAAGGTTGTGAAATCTTAGTGGAGCTATTGGTTCATTCACTCAGTCATTTACTTATCACTCACTCACTTCCTCCACTCACATCTTACTTCCTCCAGGTTTAGTCTTGGTATGACTATGATAACTCACAGGGTGGTACGGAGATTGTGGCTTTGACTCAGGACTCCATCCTGTTCTGTTTAAAGTCTCTATATCACCCCTCACGAGCTTCAAACGGCGGTGATGACAGTGAGTGGGTCTGTGGAACCTCAGACTTGATGACTCCTCTTAACCTGTTGGCCTGGGTCTCCACGGTTATATATGGGTTATGCcaaatacagtacagtcaaCTGATGACTGATCAACCACATTAGAAACAGAACGTTTTGTTTGAGtaacaaactgcagcaacctTGTTTCTCTTGATTGAGTTTTAGccttttttagtttgttgttttggttttatggccCACACAATTACTGTTTAGTCTTagaaacatattaaataaacagttttatctTGATTAGATGTGTAAACGCTGTATGCAAGATAGCATGATGATCACTGGTGATATATTTATAAAAGATTTGTATATATAGATCacaaaaaacactcattaaagaaaaaggtaaagaaacaacccagagtgacaaagatttgaaggcatcattggaactggctaacgaaggtaaaacattgaactagcaggttgtctatggcaggacaccacgaaggaagctgctgctcactaaaaagcacattgctgcacacctgaagtttgtgAACCAAGTATGAAACCTGTATTTCAGAAGACTAATCATGTGACTTATGTGTCTCACAGCCAAGGAGTGCGGCGGTGTGCTGACAGATCAGCAGAAGATTATTCAGTCTCCTGGCTTCCCTGCAGAGTACCAGGACGAACAGATCTGCTCCTGGCACATCCGTGTCCGTCTGGGCCAAAGGATCCACCTGCACTTCCTGGAATTTGATGTGGAGGACGACACATCATGTCTAGCAGATTACCTGGAGGTGTACGACAGCTACGATGATGTCTCGGGCTTTGCTGGGAGGTGAGGACAAGTCAAGATACTTCACCAGGAAAATGTCTCTCTGTTCAAAGGCTTTACACAAGTAGATTCTaaacctgtctgtgtgtttacagattcTGTGGCGATTATTtacctgatgacatcatcagcaCAGGTGAGATGGTGACTGAATATTTCTGCATGTAATGATTTTATAAGTAAAGGGTTTTGGACCTACCTTACagctgattttgtttgttttacaggaaaCGTGATGACGCTAAAGTTCCTCTCGGATGCTTCGATTACTGCGGGAGGCTTCCAGTTACAATACACAGCAGTTAATGCATCGCACAAGGATTTTCTACACTGATGTAGTGTAGTTGCTGTATTTATGATTCAATACCTCATGTTGGCCAATTAAGAGTTCAAAGAAAAGGTGCAgtttctgaaataataaatcCCCTGACACACGTGGTTTACTTTAAAGTATCTACTTAGAATATTTACTTCTATTTACTTTCCTCTAAAGGGGTCCTGCTTGTTCTTTACTGTCTTTATTGTAAatctatgtactgtatctatCTCAAGTAAAGTTCAATTGATTCTCCTCTAAAAGTAGAAGTACCTCTTGAAATTCTTTACTTAAGTTAATGTGTTAACTTCATGCTCTAAATTTTCAAAACTAGTATTTAAAGTAAGCAGTATTAGTAGAATAAAGGTATTTAAACcctgttgatgctgttgaaaacattaatgtaaataagatttctgcagaaatctgacACCTTCAGACCTAAAGTGAAAGTACTTTAACTGACATCTTATTATACTTAAAGAACCAAATATAAAGGTATTCGTCATGCAGAAGGAGATTTTTTCTTTACTGATGCATTAATGTCTAAACATCACTAATATGttgattatgttttgttttctggaaAGTAGAAATAACAAACGCTCTCAGATAACAACTCTGTGTAcaatgtatgtgcatgtgttgtctCATTGTTACTGGTACTGTGTGTAAGTACACtgaaaatcacaacaaacatcaGGTTTCTCTATTAAAAGCAGattatttttgattattattattgttcttattattgattattgagtTCACAGGTTTTGTCAGTAGCTTTTGTCGGACGCACCTCATCCAAAACCTTTAGCTCATGTCATGAAAGTAATTCCTGATGTCAATTAACAAGTCAACCCTCAGTGTGGAAACATATCCCTGAAATATTTTGTACAGGTGAATAATCAGACAGGAGAAACACTGTCTGCAGGCTACTGTGCAAACGAAATATCcaacaaatttaaaatattacaaaatgaCAGTGCTGCATTGATCAATCAAGCATGTGATTTGCTGTACTTTCCATGTCCATGGAGAAACCAACTAGAAGATACCATGCAatagcagacacacacaaaaccagcaAGTTATTTGTTGCACCCAatctttctctgcctccttctcttATGTGACGTTTAATAGTTAATCTGCCATTTCAATAAGATCATTTCTTGTCAACAGCAGTAGTACATAAGTCATTTCTATCAGCTGCTAATTTGTAGgctctcttctcttttgtctGACGATGTTAATACAATAAAGTTTGGGGTCTGTTGATGGCATGTTCAGTTACTGATCTGAAAGGATGGTGTGAAAAAGATGTGACGCACAGAActccacaggagatcc
This Anabas testudineus chromosome 21, fAnaTes1.2, whole genome shotgun sequence DNA region includes the following protein-coding sequences:
- the LOC113173856 gene encoding LOW QUALITY PROTEIN: tumor necrosis factor-inducible gene 6 protein-like (The sequence of the model RefSeq protein was modified relative to this genomic sequence to represent the inferred CDS: deleted 1 base in 1 codon), with protein sequence MRVVALLWTVGFLLKEAQAWSFKNGIFHNSIWLEQAAGVYHRESRKGRYQLTYKEAKAVCKYEGGALATYEQLEAARQIGFHVCSAGWFDKGRVGYPIVKPGANCGFGKVGIIEYGYRLNKSEKWDVYCYNPNSKECGGVLTDQQKIIQSPGFPAEYQDEQICSWHIRVRLGQRIHLHFLEFDVEDDTSCLADYLEVYDSYDDVSGFAGRFCGDYLPDDIISTGNVMTLKFLSDASITAGGFQLQYTAVNASHKDFLH